From Agromyces sp. SYSU T00194, a single genomic window includes:
- a CDS encoding FAD-dependent oxidoreductase, translated as MCLEEESPAGMRELHTDIVIVGGGFGGVSAALAALDEGRSVVMTEPTRWLGGQLTSQLVPTDDHFFIETTGANRSYRDFRSELRDFYRRNYPLTAEAAADPNLNPGAAWVSPVSVDPRVAVHVIEGALLPYRNSGALTVLMEHEPVSAETEGDEVRAVTVRSTRTGDESVLRGRYFLDATELGDLLVLADVEHVSGREAQADTGEPSAAETADPTDMQSVTWCFAIDHIDGADFTIDRPDGYEGIRDWSPVHRRGLPMLDFRAGINEDGSARKLHHLNVNPDDDPFAIDLDHRHIGRTPDLWTYRRIAARRQFRPGFIPSDITVVNWPMNDYVGGPLFGVDDAADHWRGAKALSASLLYWLQTEAPRPDGGTGWPGLRLRADIAGTEDGFAMMPYVRESRRILARRTIVEQDVSLTLRGDRGARRYDDTVGTGHYYWIDRHPSTAGTIWNGDVPHPFEIPLGSLIPRRVRNLLPACKNIGTTQITNGCYRLHPVEWSIGEAAGSLAAYAIAESTEPHAVLDSTDRTADFQRHLTRRGVQLRWPEGMLWSANDEAGVPAVAS; from the coding sequence ATGTGTCTCGAGGAAGAGAGTCCCGCAGGAATGAGAGAGTTGCACACCGATATCGTCATCGTCGGAGGAGGCTTCGGCGGAGTGTCCGCCGCGTTGGCCGCGCTCGACGAAGGTCGGTCCGTCGTGATGACCGAGCCGACGCGATGGCTCGGCGGCCAGCTGACCAGTCAGCTCGTGCCCACCGACGACCACTTCTTCATCGAGACGACGGGGGCCAACCGCAGCTACCGCGACTTCCGGTCGGAGCTTCGGGACTTCTACCGTCGGAACTACCCGCTCACCGCGGAGGCGGCCGCCGACCCGAACCTCAATCCCGGCGCCGCCTGGGTCTCGCCGGTGTCCGTGGACCCGCGCGTGGCCGTTCATGTGATCGAGGGCGCCCTGCTGCCCTACCGCAACTCTGGCGCGCTCACGGTACTCATGGAGCACGAGCCGGTCTCGGCCGAGACCGAGGGTGACGAGGTCCGCGCGGTGACGGTCCGCTCCACCCGGACCGGCGACGAGAGCGTCCTCCGCGGCCGGTACTTCCTCGACGCGACCGAGTTGGGCGACCTGCTGGTGCTCGCCGACGTCGAGCACGTGAGCGGACGCGAGGCGCAGGCGGACACCGGTGAACCGAGCGCGGCTGAGACGGCCGACCCGACCGACATGCAGAGCGTGACGTGGTGCTTCGCGATCGACCACATCGATGGGGCGGACTTCACGATCGACCGGCCCGACGGCTACGAGGGCATCCGCGACTGGTCGCCGGTGCACCGCCGCGGCCTGCCGATGCTCGATTTCCGGGCGGGCATCAACGAGGACGGGTCGGCGCGCAAGCTCCATCACCTGAACGTCAATCCCGACGACGACCCGTTCGCGATCGACCTCGATCACCGTCACATCGGCCGCACGCCCGACCTCTGGACGTACCGGCGGATCGCCGCGCGCCGGCAGTTCCGCCCCGGCTTCATCCCCAGCGACATCACGGTGGTGAACTGGCCCATGAACGACTACGTCGGCGGCCCCCTCTTCGGGGTCGACGACGCCGCGGACCACTGGCGGGGCGCGAAGGCCCTGTCCGCATCCCTGCTGTACTGGCTCCAGACCGAGGCGCCCCGGCCCGACGGGGGGACCGGATGGCCCGGCCTCCGCCTGCGCGCCGACATCGCCGGCACCGAGGACGGGTTCGCCATGATGCCCTACGTCCGCGAGTCGCGCCGCATCCTCGCACGTCGCACGATCGTCGAGCAGGACGTGTCGTTGACGCTTCGCGGAGATCGCGGCGCACGACGCTACGACGACACCGTCGGGACCGGCCACTACTACTGGATCGATCGCCACCCGAGCACGGCGGGCACGATCTGGAACGGCGACGTGCCGCACCCGTTCGAGATTCCGCTCGGCTCGCTCATCCCCCGGCGGGTCCGGAACCTGCTGCCGGCGTGCAAGAACATCGGCACGACCCAGATCACGAACGGGTGCTACCGGTTGCACCCGGTCGAATGGAGCATCGGCGAGGCGGCGGGCAGCCTCGCCGCGTACGCGATCGCCGAATCGACCGAACCGCACGCCGTGCTCGACTCGACCGACCGCACCGCAGACTTCCAGCGGCACCTCACGCGCCGCGGGGTGCAGTTGCGCTGGCCGGAGGGAATGCTCTGGTCCGCGAACGACGAGGCGGGCGTGCCCGCGGTGGCCAGCTGA